From the Pangasianodon hypophthalmus isolate fPanHyp1 chromosome 18, fPanHyp1.pri, whole genome shotgun sequence genome, the window agtgaactgtttggggaaaagctgggatttttttttcttaaaagattagtgattacttggttatctgccacacctgatgcagcccatcgaGGGCCTCAAGGCttaaacatgtaaagaaatcaaacagaaaaacttcccatactaacttccttcaTCTATTgttttcattcttgctaatttcctgaccaatgatttgttgttaagaccattaaaagcttaatcttttgcctttttttgtgtgcatgtactCTGACAACTCTGGGAAGTgcaggatgtattcctgcctcacaagCCGTGTTCCCAGGATTGGCTCCAAATCCATCGCCACCATGACCAGTacaaagcaattactgaagatgaaggaacaaatctctctctctcgctcgctctgcAGATGTAAGCTATACATTACTGTATGTATTCAAGCATTaataattcaaaacaaatcTGAAGGTTTATCTACAGCAGGTTGTTACTGTGCTTCCACATAATTATCTATGAATCTAGTGGAAATGATAGACCACTCTGCAGCATTCATGGagtttattacagaaaataagcaTATGCAAGAAGCAGTGACCTTTCAAGTATAGttcactatattaagagcacaaaGTTTAAGTGCAAAACAGCAGGGGCAACATGACTTTCAGTGCATAAAAATCTGAAGAATGCCCTCAGGGCACATGTTTCAGGGAACAGTGGaatgacagagctgtgtgtatagcaagaagaaaagaagagagtgGAGTCGTGTAATGATGGACGTCATCGTATAACAAAGTATAGGGAAGTCCAGATGTTGTACAGAGGTGCTTGAATGCCATGATccagatgtgtatgtgtgtgtgtgtgtgtgtgtgtgtgtgtgtgtgtgtccactggAAGTGCATGTTGGCTTTTAAACAGCATactgtctctccctctttgtAACTCGGACCCTGGAGTCGagtctccttctccttctccttccaCTATAGTGTCAAGAGTCTGTTAGCCGCCACACGTTCAGGAAAGAGCGACCAGCTGGCGCGGCGTTTCGGGGTTTCAGGAGGCGAGAAGCGACATTTCCGGACCACAGGCCTGCATGTCGTGTCAGAACTGCCCGCTGCGTCTCCGGGAGTACCAGCCCAGGCACGCGCATAAGCCGACCACCGTGATGGCCATCCCCAAGAGCAGAGCCACGGCGTCCCCGCTGTCATAAGCCTCCACGGGCTGCAGGACACTCAGGAAGAAGAAACCCAGCACCGCCAACACGCTTGCGGGAGTCAATGAAGACGCCATGTTGTTCGTTGTTTGTTCCTGTGATCACTGTGGGTCATATGATCTTCCTGCATTTCCTCCTTCCGCTTTTTTCCGACAAACCCCGCCTCTCGTGTCCGGATTGGCTAGTTACCCCCTATCTGTGCTCCTATTGGTTAGAACTCAGCCCACGCATGAATGACCGAATACTAGTAGGAAAGAACTCCTTTCCAGTTTCCGCCATGTTTGTGAAGGAAACCTGAGTTTATTGAGAAAGTTTTATGCAACATTTAATTGCAGTACTCTGTGGAAACACTTAATGGTTCTATATAGAGCCATAAAAGCCTCCTGGAAAAGCTCCATGTAGTCTTTCAGCAAGCAAAGAAGCATTAACTGGAAAAAACTTCATTAACTGGaaaaatccatccatcttctctaacacttatcctacacagggtcacggggagcctggagctgaCCCCAGGGGACAcactggatggggtgccaacccattgcaaggcacaatcacacacacacacactacagacaatttggaaatgccaatcagcctacaatgcatctCTTCggactgtgggaggaaaccggattacacagaggaaacccctgaagcaagGGGGAGAACTtgcaaactccgcacacacagggtagaggcaggattcaaacccccaacagtgctaaccactaagacAACGTGCCccccagctttttttttttttaaaaaaaaagactttacagGAGGGGCAAAACAAGCATGGCCTTACAACCTTAATTCTGTTGATTTTAACGGTTTAATTAAAACTGGCTGAATATTAATAGAAAAAGGAAAGCCTTTACTGtcacatgtacagtacagtgaaattctgttCAAACATATTCCAACTTGGTAGGAAGTTAGGGTGTttgccattcattcattcattcattcattcgttccttcattttccttctgcttttcctgGTGGAGGTTACAGTGGAAACAGACTGTGAGCTCAGACTTCTCTATCCCCAGCCACTGATTCAGGCTCATCCTCGGGGATCCCCAGACGTCcccaagccaactgtgagatatCATCTCTTCATCAGGTCCTGGGTCTGGCCCGGGGTCTCTGTCCAgtgggataaatttataaatttaaaatatatatcttcaatttatatatttctgtaaagctgctttgagacaatgtccattgttaaaagcgctatacaaataaattgaatgGATGGACGTGCCTCACAGGAGCTGGCCATCCTAAACCACCTCAGCTGACTCCTCCCGATTCAGAGATATATAGAaaggctgcttttttttttttttagctacttAAGTTTCTAATGCATGGGGTGGAAATCCAGAGCCCTGTCAACACTATGGCACAATAAACATTATGATTACTGTATAAAATTAGAGATTTTGTTGTGTTATGATGTTCTAGAGTTAATGAAAGAACTGGAAccataaaaaaactttttgaatttgaagatcagggtaaatttaacttattcttctgtagcctctgaagggcagtactaaatgaaaaaatgtacacatctccattctgttcaaaagttttcaccccccagctcttaatgcatggtttttccttctggagcatcagtgagcgtttgaaccttctgtaatagttgcatatgagtccctcagttgtcctcagtgtgaaaagatggatctcaaaatcataaagtcattgttggaaagggttcaaatacacaaaaatgctggaaaaccaaagaatttgtgggagctgaaggatttttctgaagaacagcaggcagtttaactgttcaggacaaacaagggactcatgaacaactatcagtaaacaaaaaaacacagctgtggatcattcaggtaacaacacagtattaagaatcaagtggatgtaaacttttgaacggggtcatttttataaattcaactattattttctcttgtggactatatgtaaacatcttttatgtgaaatatcttattcaggtcagcactgaataaacaataacatgcattttgtatgatcctcttattttggtaaaataattaacattttgcagattctgaaagggggatgtaaacttttgacctcaactgtatattataatataatataatataatataatataatataatatattatattttgaagAAAACCACAATGTCTTATTCTGGAGTCCAGATTGCTGAAAGATTTTGGgttcttattaaatatattaccaTATTAATATAAGTGCTAAGTAGAAAGCATAATGTACCACTAAGATTGCAATATAAGCTGACCAAGCCTTTTTTTTCAGCCAAcactaaaattatatataaatatttaaaagactcACTTGTCACGTTGGTTAGTTTCATGACTTGCGGGACACTATAGATTGGTTTTGGATCTAGtaatatttatctcattttttggACGATAGACATATAAATGTGAGACAGTCCAAGAGTTGTTTCTCAGGAGCATTATTTAAgtatgataataaaaaaaaattgtacatcACATAATGTATTCAAATGAGAATGAGATATAGAAGGGATCTTATTTAGATAATTCACTTCTCTGGGCAACTAACTCTTCTGCTCAGTGAAGTTAAATAGAGCATAGTGAACGTGCTCCAGACGGGCCATGTTTCACTGTCTGATGTGCAGAGCTACATTTCACCTTGTGCCACAAATTTAATTGGCTTATGGCAGAATAGGGGTCTCTCTGTTGGTGTTCAATGCAGGATTTCGTGATTTAATTAGAGCATACCAGCTAAACTAAAACACTGACCTTGGTATCTGCCCTGTCCGCTGCTGTCCTGCTCATTTACAGCACTCTTTGCACAGCATGCTGGTGCAGGGATTATCAGCGTGTCTAAAATGTGAGCCCACTACTAAAGAGCTGATTCTAATGCAGAACACACACCGGAGGAGATTAATGCCACTGTCCTGACCTGCTGGACAGAGGTTCtcatttctttatattctttgtTCAGATCGATGACCAGGGCCTTAGCAGGTAGGTCACAGAGAAATGGGTGGCACATGAGGGCTATGGAAATACTCTTTAATAATGCTTGATATCTTCATATTTGTGCGTAATGTTGCACATTTGCTCTTTATATATGAACTGAAATACCATGCAGACATATAGTGGTTCACATTAATATTgaaattttccacattttgtaatgtcaCAACCTGAAAATGAAATGGGCTTATTTGGGATTATATGACATGAAACTACTGAAAACAGCCCGTAATATTGAACCAGGAGGAAATATCTTCCTGGGAGTATCTCCAGACATTCCCAAGCCAACTTTGAGATGTGCTCTCTCTCCTGGGTTTGCTCCAGGGTCTCCATCCAGTCAGACATGCTCGATATAGCTCTACTGGGAGCTGAACAGGAGTCATCATTGAATGGTGCCTAAAACACCTCAGCTTGCTCCTCTCAATTCAGAGGAGCAGTGGCTCTACTCCTAAGCTGTACATGTACAGGATACCCATGCAGTAAAGAGCTTGCACTTCAAATAATAGTTTTCTTTATTGTTAATTGCTGGCTCTAGTGTGTTTGAAAAGGATAAATACACCATTTTCTTAAGAATAATTATGCACTGAAACATTTTTTCAGATAAGAGCAATTAAAGTGAGTTTCAGAAGCTGTTGCTGCCTTTGTACCAAACCTTTAGTACATTCATAAATTCCTGTGAATGTTTTGTAGCTTTTGTACTAATGTCCTGGATGTTATATACCTAACAGAGTGAAGTTGAAGAAGGACGCCCACAGAGTCATAAATGCTGTCTAGGGATATGAGGACTCTGAGTGTGTTTAGACATTGGCTTCAAGTTGAACCTGCATAGGCTTCATAGGCTTCAAGTTGGACCTGCAAAGAGTTTTGTGCATCTTTGTTGGCCTGCTGCTACACATAATAATTATCTGCTCAGACTCTCTGACGCCACTTGTAGCAAACAGCTATCGTTTGCTATCACGGCATAACAGTTTCATGCCAGTGAAAGAGAAATCTGTTCACTGTGAAATAGTGTGATTGCATCATTATTCaattcattttcttcttcttcttcttcttcttcttcttcttcttcttcttcttcttctttctccccTCTCTCACCGTCCTTGTTGTAGGTCTCCACCTGGTATAAGACACACCACTGTCCCACTACCAATCTGGTGCAGTGTCAAAGCTTAATGGAATTTATGATCAATGGTTACGAGCCCAAACcactttattttcttgttttgtttgtgttctgtcttgtgctctttttttttctaacaaagaTAAATTGCACAGTAACGGCTGTGCTACTTTTCTTTGACTGCTTCCCCCctgagaaaggaagagagagcaagccagagagacggagagagagagaaaccctTTGAGCAATATCTGTGTAGTAAAGAACAAAACTATTTCATGGGCCAGTGCCTGCATGGTTATTGCCGGACTTTTTCTCCACCttgaaataaagtaataaaaacaagTGTCCGTTATTGACAACAGTATCACAGTGCATCAGCGATGTAGATGCAGATTGAGAGCAGAGCTCCAGGCACTGAGAGTATGAGATGTACTAAGCGAAAGCGTAAAAGTGCATTGGAAAAATTCACGCAGATTAAGTGCACAGCTTAAGGCCCAGATGCCTGAGTGAAGAACAGATTCTAGTGCTGACACTGCATCATATCTCCCTTTACTATTTTAAATGTCATCATGGAGTGTGAAAAGCACAATCATACACCTCATCTGTATCTCTCCTGGCCGGCATGGTTCTCTAAGACAGCCACATTCCATGCTCCCCTCTTTAGCTGGACTTATAGAAAAGCAAAAATAGTCAGCAGGAGATGTAAAGACACATCCGTGgctcacactgcaaaaaaaaagtcaaacaaaatatcttgaatatagggaAATCTattatgacaaaaacaaattattaacattattaagtCTATAGATGTCCTGAAATCAGCTTCTTGGCAGATAATTTCACCAGTTTCAATCATTTATTtgtagaaagaagcaaaattagcTGTTAATAGAACAAATctgggcagcatggtggtgcagtgggtggtgttgctgcctcacagatcCAGGTTCCACAGAAATCCTGAGCTTGGCTTACTGTCTGTAtgaagttttgcatgttctctctgtgtatgtggatTTTCCGTTTTTCTCATACCTCACAAACATGGAGGATTCCCCAGAacggtggattggctatgcaaAACTGTCCCTAGAtgcgaatgagtgtgtaaaagtctgtgcgcatggtgccctgcgatgaacTGGTGTATTCTCGCCTCAAGCCTCTTAACAAGCCTCTTGTTAACTGTTTCATTTAAAAGCAAGCCACTCTCCTCAGTACTCAGTTCTCAACCCTAGCGGTCTGTAAGAGGAAACAGAAAGCCTACATAAAATGCCATGCACAGATGTTTGTATCGTGTAATCATTTATAAAACAGAGTGGTCATATAGGGCATATTTccataaaccatttaaaaatagcCATTATGTTTTACATAGCCCTCCCTTTAAGGTTAATTCTCGTGTTAAATTGAGTCAAGGAGCAATATGCCATTATACTGTGACAGAGCTAATGATTGTATCATGGCTTCTGCCTGAATGCTTGGCTAGAATATTATTTGTGCTTAGAGGAATGGTGCGGGTTAGAGTGAGGGTAACATTTCAGTGGTTTCACTGTTTCCATGGCGACTCTGACTTCAGCCTCGCTTCCTATGCTTGCCCTCACTTTGAGTTCACAGCCAAGATGGAAACACGAAGGGAAGAGTCTGTTTGAGCCCTATGTCGCATGACCAGTAATCAACCTAGATCGCTGTTACTTTACTCCAAAGCCCCTTTTCTGTTATTCAGACACAGTGGGCACACTTTGGTGGCTTTCAAAGAGCACCTTATATTCCACATTCTTTTTGGCATACGGATATATCCTAattcaagtaaataaataaatgtctgacTAAATAGAAATCACCGCCTTTGGCAGTTCTTAGGCACTGAAGGTCGATGGATGCTTGGTCATTTTAAATGAGTTCAGCCCTACAAATTGCACAGAGTACAAATGCATTTTCTGCTAGACATTATCACTCTCTGTCGGTACTGCTTTGGAGTTGAGATAGATGCCTCCACAGTATGTTCCCAGCATTCCATTTTGCTCGAGTCGGCAGGActttctctgctctctctccctctctcatgtATCATGTCCGACTGCGCAGTAAACAGCCTATTAAATGACCTATTTATCCACGGCCAATTCTGCTGGCTCACTTGCAGCAATTACTTTGGCTGGATGTCTGACGTGGAGCGGCTCAGAATGCTTTGCTCTCAAATTGATGATTCTGCAGCTTCGCCGAGCCTCAGCGCACCCCTCCTCCAGATGAGAATGGACACTCCATTGTGATAATAAGGTTGCTGAAAGGTTAGAGAGAAGGGACACTGATTGCTGTTTAGAACATCTTGAAAATTCTGTCTTTGACTCAAACATGTTACACCTTTGACCTGAATCTGCACAAAGCTTTGGCTGATGGATTCCTCCAGGAGGTCAGTTAAGAACATTAGTCCTTaaatgtccagttttggtggACCTGTGCCCAGTGTaccttcagattcctgttcttggctgacaggcgtagaacccgatgtggtctacTGCTGTTGTCCACGttataaagtggatggtgagtgtatatttcaaTAGATGATACAAAGTTAGACCTAGTGGTTATAGTTCAGATTCAAATGCTGGATGTgatacacaaaacattttaaagtagttttatatatataattatctaacCATTTAGCGCTGGCTTCATGTTCTCA encodes:
- the LOC113532190 gene encoding small integral membrane protein 30, with translation MASSLTPASVLAVLGFFFLSVLQPVEAYDSGDAVALLLGMAITVVGLCACLGWYSRRRSGQF